One window from the genome of Strix uralensis isolate ZFMK-TIS-50842 chromosome 22, bStrUra1, whole genome shotgun sequence encodes:
- the LOC141953686 gene encoding von Willebrand factor A domain-containing protein 5A-like isoform X3: MSENLHFSICLKSAHGVSHIAINTSYTPLQYTAPDQTSAEFSLKSSPWMKGNLNLLVYYRGPPTLRAVVERQDPKAPPGSLLGDPVVMVTLIPNIPETAPNPGQLGEFLFLMDRSLFQDAQNTLLFLLKSLPLGCYFNIYSFGATFKAFYPQSVEYTQESMDNAVGRISSICPDLGGCDLLGLLRSIYSTPLLHGHPRQLFIFIQRKISNEEEAVMAEVYRYRDHHRCFCFPTNSCDSFNLSQAMALETKGECVCIHSRMSMTSEVMTHVPGLPAPPLLYSMPPTALLNMQGNPNPPPTPTRRCPPTSPHPEVGGNPSGLCSLFPPHQAVKCLQRALQPRASGISLQWDLPPGLEVSTIRKAPEVIFQGHQSSIYAQIHGQAQDAEVDEGAVTLQYHVGSQSFSYTLRFSLSPSSDDRLPVHRMAMMHLLWKLDWEATSRAEDILHSAVKSSLSLGVPSPFTSSVAVRMKQRGAWHHDSLPPDSSMLFSPSCNLVPCQLLWLRGFMPVWFKSTKFWMVQKCQFCLEMLGHKAPDTEALTLLSASCKEQDPPPEEQLMEELPASNISWDWTISPLSTRLCDFSGLRVVVALQKANGSWALTAALASALGLSKDDVEGRRPSEDMQPTAWATILALVWLHQYKWKVPWSELLEGKACRWLQDQAEVQLDECLEAANSLLGCFVEPTVFRI; encoded by the exons ATGTCCGAAAATCTGCACTTCAGCATCTGTCTGAAGTCAGCCCATGGTGTGTCCCATATAGCCATTAACACCAGCTACACCCCTCTGCAATACACGGCTCCAGATCAGACATCTGCTGAG TTCTCCTTGAAATCATCACCCTGGATGAAGGGTAATCTGAACTTGCTGGTGTATTACAGAGGGCCTCCCACTCTCAGAGCTGTGGTGGAGAGGCAAGATCCCAAAGCCCCACCTG GGTCTCTGCTGGGAGACCCTGTGGTGATGGTGACACTGATACCCAACATTCCTGAGACGGCGCCCAATCCAGGCCAGCTTGGGGAATTCCTCTTTCTGATGGACCGCAGCCTCTTCCAGGATGCACAG AAcacactgcttttcctcctcaaGAGTTTGCCTCTGGGCTGTTACTTCAACATCtacagttttggggccactttCAAAGCCTTCTATCC GCAGAGTGTGGAATACACGCAGGAAAGCATGGACAATGCAGTGGGGCGCATCTCCTCCATCTGCCCTGATCTGGGGGGCTGTGACCTGCTGGGCCTCCTAAGGTCTATCTACAGCACTCCTCTCCTTCATGGGCATCCCCGCCAG CTTTTCATCTTCATCCAAAGGAAGATCTCCAATGAAGAGGAAGCTGTCATGGCTGAGGTCTACCGTTATCGGGACCACCACCG GTGTTTCTGTTTTCCTACTAACAGTTGTGACAGCTTCAACCTTTCCCAGGCCATGGCCCTGGAGACAAAAGGTGAATGTGTGTGCATCCACTCTAGGATGAGCATGACATCTGAGGTAATGACCCACGTGCCTGGGCTTCCAGCACCCCCCCTGCTCTATTCAATGCCTCCCACGGCTCTCCTAAACATGCAAGGCAATCCAAATCCACCACCCACTCCAACTCGGAGATGCCCTCCAACTTCCCCGCACCCAGAAGTGGGAGGGAACCCAAGTGGTCTGTGCTCTCTGTTTCCCCCTCACCAGGCAGTGAAATGTCTGCAGCGGGCTCTGCAGCCTAGAGCTAGTGGGATCTCACTACAGTGGGACCTTCCACCTGGCCTGGAGGTGTCAACAATCAGAAAAGCTCCTGAGGTGATATTCCAGGGACATCAGAGCTCCATCTATGCCCAGATCCATGGGCAAGCACAG GATGCAGAGGTGGATGAGGGAGCCGTGACGCTTCAGTACCACGTGGGCAGCCAGTCCTTCAGTTACACACTGAGGTTCTCCCTGTCCCCATCATCAGATGACAG gctgCCTGTGCACCGCATGGCCATGATGCACCTGCTGTGGAAACTGGACTGGGAGGCGACAAGCAGGGCAGAGGACATCTTGCACAGCGCAGTTAAGTCCAGCCTCAGCCTGGGGGTTCCGTCCCCCTTCACATCCAGTGTGGCAGTACGCATGAAACAGAGGGGTGCCTGGCACCATG ATTCTTTGCCTCCAGACTCCTCCATGTTGTTCTCTCCCTCTTGCAACCTGGTTCCCTGCCAGCTGCTCTGGTTGCGTGGCTTCATGCCTGTGTGGTTCAAGTCCACCAAGTTTTGGATGGTCCAGAAGTGCCAGTTCTGCCTTGAGATGCTTGGTCACAAAGCCCCTGACACTGAGGCACTCACTCTGCTTTCAGCATCCTGTAAAG AGCAGGACCCTCCTCCTGAAGAGCAGCTGATGGAAGAACTGCCAGCATCTAACATCAGTTGGGACTGGACAATTTCACCACTGTCGACAAGACTGTGTGACTTCTCTGGGCTCAGGGTAGTGGTGGCACTCCAGAAAGCAAATGGCTCCTGGGCCCTCACCGCAGCCCTGGCTTCTGCCTTGGGGCTCAGCAAGGATGATGTTGAGGGACGAAGGCCCAGTGAA GATATGCAGCCAACTGCCTGGGCCACCATTTTGGCTTTAGTCTGGTTGCACCAGTATAAATGGAAGGTACCTTGGTCAGAGCTTCTGGAGGGCAAAGCTTGTAGGTGGCTGCAGGACCAGGCTG AGGTCCAGCTGGATGAATGTCTGGAGGCAGCAAATTCCCTGTTAGGCTGCTTTGTGGAGCCCACCGTCTTCAGGATTTGA
- the LOC141953686 gene encoding von Willebrand factor A domain-containing protein 5A-like isoform X2 yields MRRSGILRKQCIARGFFKRRIWFFSSYSDVELETVTVNVTIQDFVADVVSELFFRNVQQVSKETMFIFPVNSDTVVHTFYATMGDTRIEAMLWEKEEAQQLCKATLGMENLRYLQDQCDLWGPVFACFLGTLPPNAEVAISLCYVQELPLQPDGAAKFFWPNELFPRSNCLSWISGEKMSENLHFSICLKSAHGVSHIAINTSYTPLQYTAPDQTSAEFSLKSSPWMKGNLNLLVYYRGPPTLRAVVERQDPKAPPGSLLGDPVVMVTLIPNIPETAPNPGQLGEFLFLMDRSLFQDAQNTLLFLLKSLPLGCYFNIYSFGATFKAFYPQSVEYTQESMDNAVGRISSICPDLGGCDLLGLLRSIYSTPLLHGHPRQLFIFIQRKISNEEEAVMAEVYRYRDHHRCFCFPTNSCDSFNLSQAMALETKGECVCIHSRMSMTSEAVKCLQRALQPRASGISLQWDLPPGLEVSTIRKAPEVIFQGHQSSIYAQIHGQAQDAEVDEGAVTLQYHVGSQSFSYTLRFSLSPSSDDRLPVHRMAMMHLLWKLDWEATSRAEDILHSAVKSSLSLGVPSPFTSSVAVRMKQRGAWHHDSLPPDSSMLFSPSCNLVPCQLLWLRGFMPVWFKSTKFWMVQKCQFCLEMLGHKAPDTEALTLLSASCKEQDPPPEEQLMEELPASNISWDWTISPLSTRLCDFSGLRVVVALQKANGSWALTAALASALGLSKDDVEGRRPSEDMQPTAWATILALVWLHQYKWKVPWSELLEGKACRWLQDQAEVQLDECLEAANSLLGCFVEPTVFRI; encoded by the exons ATGAGGAGAAGTGGCATCCTGAGAAAACAGTGTATCGCTAGGG GCTTCTTCAAGAGGAGAATATGGTTCTTTTCTTCCTATTCTGATGTGGAGCTGGAAACTGTGACAGTAAATGTAACCATCCAGGACTTTGTGGCTGATGTGGTGTCTGAGCTGTTTTTCCGCAATGTTCAGCAAGTCTCTAAGGAGACCATGTTCATCTTTCCTGTGAACTCTGACACTGTTGTACACACCTTCTATGCTACCATGGGGGACACTCGTATTGAAGCAATGctctgggagaaggaggag GCCCAGCAGCTGTGCAAAGCCACTTTAGGCATGGAGAATTTAAGATACTTGCAGGATCAGTGCGATCTTTGGGGCCCTGTGTTTGCTTGTTTCTTGGGGACCCTGCCTCCTAATGCGGAGGTGGCCATCAGCTTGTGCTATGTCCAGGAGCTGCCACTGCAGCCTGATGGAGCTGCCAAGTTTTTCTGGCCAAATGAGCTGTTTCCCCGGAGCAACTGCCTCA GCTGGATCTCTGGGGAAAAGATGTCCGAAAATCTGCACTTCAGCATCTGTCTGAAGTCAGCCCATGGTGTGTCCCATATAGCCATTAACACCAGCTACACCCCTCTGCAATACACGGCTCCAGATCAGACATCTGCTGAG TTCTCCTTGAAATCATCACCCTGGATGAAGGGTAATCTGAACTTGCTGGTGTATTACAGAGGGCCTCCCACTCTCAGAGCTGTGGTGGAGAGGCAAGATCCCAAAGCCCCACCTG GGTCTCTGCTGGGAGACCCTGTGGTGATGGTGACACTGATACCCAACATTCCTGAGACGGCGCCCAATCCAGGCCAGCTTGGGGAATTCCTCTTTCTGATGGACCGCAGCCTCTTCCAGGATGCACAG AAcacactgcttttcctcctcaaGAGTTTGCCTCTGGGCTGTTACTTCAACATCtacagttttggggccactttCAAAGCCTTCTATCC GCAGAGTGTGGAATACACGCAGGAAAGCATGGACAATGCAGTGGGGCGCATCTCCTCCATCTGCCCTGATCTGGGGGGCTGTGACCTGCTGGGCCTCCTAAGGTCTATCTACAGCACTCCTCTCCTTCATGGGCATCCCCGCCAG CTTTTCATCTTCATCCAAAGGAAGATCTCCAATGAAGAGGAAGCTGTCATGGCTGAGGTCTACCGTTATCGGGACCACCACCG GTGTTTCTGTTTTCCTACTAACAGTTGTGACAGCTTCAACCTTTCCCAGGCCATGGCCCTGGAGACAAAAGGTGAATGTGTGTGCATCCACTCTAGGATGAGCATGACATCTGAG GCAGTGAAATGTCTGCAGCGGGCTCTGCAGCCTAGAGCTAGTGGGATCTCACTACAGTGGGACCTTCCACCTGGCCTGGAGGTGTCAACAATCAGAAAAGCTCCTGAGGTGATATTCCAGGGACATCAGAGCTCCATCTATGCCCAGATCCATGGGCAAGCACAG GATGCAGAGGTGGATGAGGGAGCCGTGACGCTTCAGTACCACGTGGGCAGCCAGTCCTTCAGTTACACACTGAGGTTCTCCCTGTCCCCATCATCAGATGACAG gctgCCTGTGCACCGCATGGCCATGATGCACCTGCTGTGGAAACTGGACTGGGAGGCGACAAGCAGGGCAGAGGACATCTTGCACAGCGCAGTTAAGTCCAGCCTCAGCCTGGGGGTTCCGTCCCCCTTCACATCCAGTGTGGCAGTACGCATGAAACAGAGGGGTGCCTGGCACCATG ATTCTTTGCCTCCAGACTCCTCCATGTTGTTCTCTCCCTCTTGCAACCTGGTTCCCTGCCAGCTGCTCTGGTTGCGTGGCTTCATGCCTGTGTGGTTCAAGTCCACCAAGTTTTGGATGGTCCAGAAGTGCCAGTTCTGCCTTGAGATGCTTGGTCACAAAGCCCCTGACACTGAGGCACTCACTCTGCTTTCAGCATCCTGTAAAG AGCAGGACCCTCCTCCTGAAGAGCAGCTGATGGAAGAACTGCCAGCATCTAACATCAGTTGGGACTGGACAATTTCACCACTGTCGACAAGACTGTGTGACTTCTCTGGGCTCAGGGTAGTGGTGGCACTCCAGAAAGCAAATGGCTCCTGGGCCCTCACCGCAGCCCTGGCTTCTGCCTTGGGGCTCAGCAAGGATGATGTTGAGGGACGAAGGCCCAGTGAA GATATGCAGCCAACTGCCTGGGCCACCATTTTGGCTTTAGTCTGGTTGCACCAGTATAAATGGAAGGTACCTTGGTCAGAGCTTCTGGAGGGCAAAGCTTGTAGGTGGCTGCAGGACCAGGCTG AGGTCCAGCTGGATGAATGTCTGGAGGCAGCAAATTCCCTGTTAGGCTGCTTTGTGGAGCCCACCGTCTTCAGGATTTGA
- the LOC141953686 gene encoding von Willebrand factor A domain-containing protein 5A-like isoform X1 codes for MRRSGILRKQCIARGFFKRRIWFFSSYSDVELETVTVNVTIQDFVADVVSELFFRNVQQVSKETMFIFPVNSDTVVHTFYATMGDTRIEAMLWEKEEAQQLCKATLGMENLRYLQDQCDLWGPVFACFLGTLPPNAEVAISLCYVQELPLQPDGAAKFFWPNELFPRSNCLSWISGEKMSENLHFSICLKSAHGVSHIAINTSYTPLQYTAPDQTSAEFSLKSSPWMKGNLNLLVYYRGPPTLRAVVERQDPKAPPGSLLGDPVVMVTLIPNIPETAPNPGQLGEFLFLMDRSLFQDAQNTLLFLLKSLPLGCYFNIYSFGATFKAFYPQSVEYTQESMDNAVGRISSICPDLGGCDLLGLLRSIYSTPLLHGHPRQLFIFIQRKISNEEEAVMAEVYRYRDHHRCFCFPTNSCDSFNLSQAMALETKGECVCIHSRMSMTSEVMTHVPGLPAPPLLYSMPPTALLNMQGNPNPPPTPTRRCPPTSPHPEVGGNPSGLCSLFPPHQAVKCLQRALQPRASGISLQWDLPPGLEVSTIRKAPEVIFQGHQSSIYAQIHGQAQDAEVDEGAVTLQYHVGSQSFSYTLRFSLSPSSDDRLPVHRMAMMHLLWKLDWEATSRAEDILHSAVKSSLSLGVPSPFTSSVAVRMKQRGAWHHDSLPPDSSMLFSPSCNLVPCQLLWLRGFMPVWFKSTKFWMVQKCQFCLEMLGHKAPDTEALTLLSASCKEQDPPPEEQLMEELPASNISWDWTISPLSTRLCDFSGLRVVVALQKANGSWALTAALASALGLSKDDVEGRRPSEDMQPTAWATILALVWLHQYKWKVPWSELLEGKACRWLQDQAEVQLDECLEAANSLLGCFVEPTVFRI; via the exons ATGAGGAGAAGTGGCATCCTGAGAAAACAGTGTATCGCTAGGG GCTTCTTCAAGAGGAGAATATGGTTCTTTTCTTCCTATTCTGATGTGGAGCTGGAAACTGTGACAGTAAATGTAACCATCCAGGACTTTGTGGCTGATGTGGTGTCTGAGCTGTTTTTCCGCAATGTTCAGCAAGTCTCTAAGGAGACCATGTTCATCTTTCCTGTGAACTCTGACACTGTTGTACACACCTTCTATGCTACCATGGGGGACACTCGTATTGAAGCAATGctctgggagaaggaggag GCCCAGCAGCTGTGCAAAGCCACTTTAGGCATGGAGAATTTAAGATACTTGCAGGATCAGTGCGATCTTTGGGGCCCTGTGTTTGCTTGTTTCTTGGGGACCCTGCCTCCTAATGCGGAGGTGGCCATCAGCTTGTGCTATGTCCAGGAGCTGCCACTGCAGCCTGATGGAGCTGCCAAGTTTTTCTGGCCAAATGAGCTGTTTCCCCGGAGCAACTGCCTCA GCTGGATCTCTGGGGAAAAGATGTCCGAAAATCTGCACTTCAGCATCTGTCTGAAGTCAGCCCATGGTGTGTCCCATATAGCCATTAACACCAGCTACACCCCTCTGCAATACACGGCTCCAGATCAGACATCTGCTGAG TTCTCCTTGAAATCATCACCCTGGATGAAGGGTAATCTGAACTTGCTGGTGTATTACAGAGGGCCTCCCACTCTCAGAGCTGTGGTGGAGAGGCAAGATCCCAAAGCCCCACCTG GGTCTCTGCTGGGAGACCCTGTGGTGATGGTGACACTGATACCCAACATTCCTGAGACGGCGCCCAATCCAGGCCAGCTTGGGGAATTCCTCTTTCTGATGGACCGCAGCCTCTTCCAGGATGCACAG AAcacactgcttttcctcctcaaGAGTTTGCCTCTGGGCTGTTACTTCAACATCtacagttttggggccactttCAAAGCCTTCTATCC GCAGAGTGTGGAATACACGCAGGAAAGCATGGACAATGCAGTGGGGCGCATCTCCTCCATCTGCCCTGATCTGGGGGGCTGTGACCTGCTGGGCCTCCTAAGGTCTATCTACAGCACTCCTCTCCTTCATGGGCATCCCCGCCAG CTTTTCATCTTCATCCAAAGGAAGATCTCCAATGAAGAGGAAGCTGTCATGGCTGAGGTCTACCGTTATCGGGACCACCACCG GTGTTTCTGTTTTCCTACTAACAGTTGTGACAGCTTCAACCTTTCCCAGGCCATGGCCCTGGAGACAAAAGGTGAATGTGTGTGCATCCACTCTAGGATGAGCATGACATCTGAGGTAATGACCCACGTGCCTGGGCTTCCAGCACCCCCCCTGCTCTATTCAATGCCTCCCACGGCTCTCCTAAACATGCAAGGCAATCCAAATCCACCACCCACTCCAACTCGGAGATGCCCTCCAACTTCCCCGCACCCAGAAGTGGGAGGGAACCCAAGTGGTCTGTGCTCTCTGTTTCCCCCTCACCAGGCAGTGAAATGTCTGCAGCGGGCTCTGCAGCCTAGAGCTAGTGGGATCTCACTACAGTGGGACCTTCCACCTGGCCTGGAGGTGTCAACAATCAGAAAAGCTCCTGAGGTGATATTCCAGGGACATCAGAGCTCCATCTATGCCCAGATCCATGGGCAAGCACAG GATGCAGAGGTGGATGAGGGAGCCGTGACGCTTCAGTACCACGTGGGCAGCCAGTCCTTCAGTTACACACTGAGGTTCTCCCTGTCCCCATCATCAGATGACAG gctgCCTGTGCACCGCATGGCCATGATGCACCTGCTGTGGAAACTGGACTGGGAGGCGACAAGCAGGGCAGAGGACATCTTGCACAGCGCAGTTAAGTCCAGCCTCAGCCTGGGGGTTCCGTCCCCCTTCACATCCAGTGTGGCAGTACGCATGAAACAGAGGGGTGCCTGGCACCATG ATTCTTTGCCTCCAGACTCCTCCATGTTGTTCTCTCCCTCTTGCAACCTGGTTCCCTGCCAGCTGCTCTGGTTGCGTGGCTTCATGCCTGTGTGGTTCAAGTCCACCAAGTTTTGGATGGTCCAGAAGTGCCAGTTCTGCCTTGAGATGCTTGGTCACAAAGCCCCTGACACTGAGGCACTCACTCTGCTTTCAGCATCCTGTAAAG AGCAGGACCCTCCTCCTGAAGAGCAGCTGATGGAAGAACTGCCAGCATCTAACATCAGTTGGGACTGGACAATTTCACCACTGTCGACAAGACTGTGTGACTTCTCTGGGCTCAGGGTAGTGGTGGCACTCCAGAAAGCAAATGGCTCCTGGGCCCTCACCGCAGCCCTGGCTTCTGCCTTGGGGCTCAGCAAGGATGATGTTGAGGGACGAAGGCCCAGTGAA GATATGCAGCCAACTGCCTGGGCCACCATTTTGGCTTTAGTCTGGTTGCACCAGTATAAATGGAAGGTACCTTGGTCAGAGCTTCTGGAGGGCAAAGCTTGTAGGTGGCTGCAGGACCAGGCTG AGGTCCAGCTGGATGAATGTCTGGAGGCAGCAAATTCCCTGTTAGGCTGCTTTGTGGAGCCCACCGTCTTCAGGATTTGA